One window from the genome of Micromonospora aurantiaca ATCC 27029 encodes:
- a CDS encoding MBL fold metallo-hydrolase, whose product MTYTGDVTPGGPPAVRELDRLTVTKLSVGPMDNNAYLLRCNATGEQVLIDAANEAPRLLELVGDGGLAAVVTTHQHMDHWVALEEVVAKTGARALVHADDAEGLPIEAERLADGDTVPVGDCGLEVIHLRGHTPGSIALLYRDPAGTPHLFTGDSLFPGGVGNTDQDPERFGRLIDDVEAKLFDRLPDDTWFYPGHGKDSTIGAERPALPQWRARGW is encoded by the coding sequence ATGACCTACACCGGAGACGTCACGCCCGGCGGTCCGCCGGCCGTGCGCGAGCTCGACCGGCTCACCGTCACCAAGCTGTCGGTGGGCCCGATGGACAACAACGCCTATCTGCTGCGCTGCAACGCCACCGGCGAGCAGGTGCTGATCGACGCCGCGAACGAGGCGCCGCGCCTGCTGGAGCTGGTCGGCGACGGCGGGCTGGCCGCCGTGGTGACCACCCACCAGCACATGGACCACTGGGTCGCGCTGGAGGAGGTGGTGGCCAAGACCGGGGCGCGCGCGCTGGTGCACGCCGACGACGCCGAGGGCCTGCCCATCGAGGCCGAGCGGCTCGCCGACGGCGACACGGTGCCGGTCGGTGACTGCGGGCTGGAGGTCATCCACCTGCGCGGGCACACACCGGGCTCGATCGCGCTGCTCTACCGCGACCCGGCCGGCACCCCGCATCTCTTCACCGGGGACTCCCTCTTCCCGGGTGGCGTGGGAAACACGGACCAGGATCCGGAGCGCTTCGGCCGGCTCATCGACGACGTCGAGGCCAAGCTGTTCGACCGGCTGCCGGACGACACCTGGTTCTACCCGGGCCACGGCAAGGACAGCACCATCGGCGCCGAGCGGCCCGCGTTGCCGCAGTGGCGCGCCCGCGGCTGGTGA
- a CDS encoding DedA family protein — translation MNELVAAAGELPTTLLMGLLGVVMLADAVPLIGVLVPGDAAVLAAVGAGRPAGGALTVAAVVAGCLVGWSLSFFAGRRWGGRLRDSRVGGWIGESRWAAAETLLHRGGGRIVLVAPFLPVFNALLPLAAGGLRMSYRRFLVCAAAGATAWAGLYVALGLAARALTGLLPGALNPTVLTMAVGLLLAGPVLLATRRRLRALTA, via the coding sequence ATGAACGAACTCGTGGCCGCCGCCGGTGAGCTGCCCACCACCCTGTTGATGGGGCTGCTCGGCGTGGTCATGCTCGCCGACGCCGTACCCCTGATCGGGGTGCTGGTGCCCGGCGACGCCGCGGTCCTGGCCGCGGTCGGCGCGGGTCGTCCGGCCGGTGGGGCGCTCACCGTCGCGGCGGTGGTCGCGGGCTGCCTGGTCGGCTGGTCGCTGAGTTTCTTCGCCGGCCGGCGCTGGGGCGGGCGGCTGCGGGACAGCCGGGTGGGCGGCTGGATCGGCGAGTCCCGCTGGGCCGCAGCCGAGACGCTGCTGCACCGCGGCGGAGGACGGATCGTGCTGGTGGCGCCGTTCCTGCCGGTGTTCAACGCGTTGCTGCCGCTGGCCGCGGGCGGGCTGCGGATGTCGTACCGGCGGTTCCTGGTCTGCGCGGCGGCCGGGGCGACCGCGTGGGCCGGGCTCTACGTGGCGCTGGGGCTCGCCGCGCGGGCGCTGACCGGCCTGCTCCCCGGGGCGCTCAACCCCACGGTGCTGACCATGGCGGTCGGGCTGCTGCTGGCCGGCCCGGTGCTGCTCGCCACCCGGCGCCGGCTGCGGGCGCTCACTGCCTGA
- a CDS encoding class I SAM-dependent methyltransferase: MSRQTALADLEQEIAAPGGGPDRLRLVGTPFVPEVRLYLAEDAILWWARMEAAAGRSLPPPYWASVWAGGQALARHLLDHPELAAGRRVLDLGAGSGLVAIAAALAGADQVIANDIDPYAVAAVTVNARANRVRVTADGADLLDGVTGADLLVAGDALYDAGLAARVLPYLRRCAAHGVQVLVGDPDRGHLPPDGLELVASYPVPTTEPSVDSPVRRVQVLRPR; the protein is encoded by the coding sequence ATGAGCAGGCAGACGGCTCTGGCCGACCTGGAGCAGGAGATCGCGGCGCCCGGCGGGGGCCCGGACCGCCTGCGCCTGGTCGGTACGCCGTTCGTGCCGGAGGTGCGCCTGTACCTGGCCGAGGACGCCATCCTGTGGTGGGCCCGGATGGAGGCCGCCGCCGGGCGGTCGCTGCCGCCGCCGTACTGGGCGTCGGTCTGGGCCGGTGGCCAGGCGCTCGCCCGGCACCTGCTGGACCACCCGGAGCTGGCCGCCGGGCGGCGGGTGCTCGACCTGGGGGCCGGCTCGGGGCTGGTCGCCATCGCCGCCGCGCTCGCCGGGGCCGACCAGGTCATCGCCAACGACATCGACCCGTACGCGGTGGCGGCGGTCACCGTCAATGCCCGGGCCAACCGGGTCCGGGTGACAGCCGACGGCGCCGACCTGCTCGACGGGGTGACCGGCGCCGACCTGCTGGTGGCAGGGGACGCCCTCTACGACGCGGGCCTGGCCGCCCGGGTCCTGCCCTACCTGCGGCGCTGCGCCGCGCACGGCGTGCAGGTGCTGGTCGGTGACCCGGACCGGGGCCACCTGCCGCCGGACGGGCTGGAACTGGTGGCGAGCTACCCGGTGCCGACCACCGAACCCTCGGTCGACTCCCCGGTACGCCGGGTGCAGGTGCTCCGGCCCCGATGA
- a CDS encoding cold-shock protein, with protein MATGTVKWFNSEKGFGFIEQDGGGPDVFVHYSAIQSSGYRELNEGQKVEFEVTQGQKGPQADNVRPM; from the coding sequence ATGGCAACCGGCACGGTCAAGTGGTTCAACTCGGAAAAGGGCTTCGGCTTCATCGAGCAGGACGGCGGAGGCCCGGACGTGTTCGTCCACTACTCGGCCATCCAGAGCAGTGGCTACCGCGAGCTGAACGAGGGCCAGAAGGTCGAGTTCGAGGTGACCCAGGGGCAGAAGGGCCCGCAGGCGGACAACGTTCGTCCGATGTAA
- a CDS encoding MFS transporter — translation MTATARTSGPVDAPPGGLFRHRDFRLLWTAHTVSAVGNNMTVVALPLVAVAVLDATTFQVAVLTAAAWLPWLLAGLPVGAWVDRVRRRPVMIAADLVAAALFASVPVAALLGLLTVGHLLVVALGAGLARVFFETADQVYLPTLLRPGQVPEANARLHATQTASYLVGPGLAGLVAQLVGAVAAVALDALSFLLSALCLRRIRAAEPRPHRPAGTTSLRREVAAGLRFVVRDPYLRVLTVFGAASNIGLTGYQAVLVVFLVRSAELPAGLVGLLIGLASLGGVIGAALAARLSRRLGSARTLLVAGALTGPPALLIPLAGPGARTGWLVLGGILVSLGVAVGNVVKGSFRQTYTPYRLLGRVTVSMQLLNYGTIPLAALLAGALGAAWGPGGAIRVMTAWLALTPLILLAGPLRKRRDLPAAPF, via the coding sequence GTGACCGCCACCGCGCGGACGTCCGGCCCGGTCGACGCGCCGCCCGGCGGCTTGTTCCGGCACCGCGACTTCCGGCTGCTCTGGACCGCCCACACGGTCAGCGCCGTGGGCAACAACATGACCGTCGTGGCGCTGCCGCTGGTCGCGGTCGCGGTGCTCGACGCGACCACGTTCCAGGTGGCGGTGCTCACCGCGGCGGCGTGGCTGCCGTGGCTGCTCGCCGGGCTGCCGGTCGGGGCGTGGGTCGACCGCGTCCGCCGCCGGCCCGTGATGATCGCCGCCGACCTGGTCGCCGCCGCGCTGTTCGCGAGCGTGCCGGTGGCCGCCCTGCTCGGCCTGCTCACCGTCGGCCACCTGCTGGTCGTGGCGCTGGGCGCCGGACTGGCCCGGGTCTTCTTCGAGACCGCCGACCAGGTCTACCTGCCCACGCTGCTGCGTCCCGGGCAGGTGCCCGAGGCCAACGCCCGCCTGCACGCCACCCAGACCGCGAGCTACCTGGTCGGGCCCGGGCTGGCCGGCCTGGTCGCCCAGCTCGTCGGCGCGGTGGCCGCGGTGGCGCTGGACGCGCTGAGCTTCCTGCTCTCCGCGCTGTGCCTGCGCCGCATCCGCGCGGCCGAACCCCGGCCGCACCGTCCCGCCGGGACGACGTCGCTGCGCCGCGAGGTCGCCGCCGGGCTGCGGTTCGTCGTCCGCGACCCGTACCTGCGGGTGCTGACGGTCTTCGGGGCGGCCAGCAACATCGGGCTCACCGGCTACCAGGCCGTGCTCGTGGTGTTCCTGGTCCGCTCGGCCGAGCTGCCCGCCGGGCTGGTCGGCCTCCTGATCGGACTCGCCAGCCTCGGCGGCGTGATCGGCGCCGCGCTGGCCGCGCGCCTGTCCCGGCGGCTCGGCAGCGCCCGGACGCTGCTGGTCGCCGGTGCCCTCACCGGCCCGCCCGCGCTGCTGATCCCGCTCGCCGGGCCCGGCGCGCGCACCGGCTGGCTGGTGCTCGGCGGGATCCTGGTGAGCCTCGGCGTCGCCGTCGGCAACGTGGTCAAGGGCAGTTTCCGGCAGACGTACACGCCGTACCGGCTGCTCGGCCGCGTCACGGTGAGCATGCAGCTGCTCAACTACGGGACGATTCCGCTGGCCGCCCTGCTCGCCGGGGCGCTGGGCGCGGCGTGGGGGCCGGGCGGCGCGATCCGGGTGATGACCGCCTGGCTGGCGCTGACCCCGCTGATCCTGCTGGCCGGGCCACTACGGAAACGGCGCGACCTGCCGGCCGCGCCGTTCTGA
- a CDS encoding ArsR/SmtB family transcription factor, translating into MEQPTVRQVTDSRVLAALAHPLRRRLMDVLKVYGPCTVGTLAEHTGQAPANVSHHLKVLAAADLLVEAPELARDRRERWWRLRDRGVRWSNSDFDDDPAARVVADAASSLNLERHAELVRAWQAAPDEAHAAWGEGPFSTDKWLHLTPDELAELSREVIELLARWADRTVPDDGRRREPVFVFAHGVPGRP; encoded by the coding sequence ATGGAACAGCCCACGGTCCGGCAGGTCACCGACTCGCGGGTGCTCGCCGCGCTCGCCCACCCACTGCGCCGCCGGCTCATGGACGTGCTCAAGGTGTACGGCCCGTGCACAGTCGGCACGCTCGCCGAGCACACCGGCCAGGCGCCGGCGAACGTGAGCCACCACCTCAAGGTGCTCGCCGCCGCGGACCTGCTGGTCGAGGCGCCCGAGCTGGCCCGCGACCGCCGGGAACGCTGGTGGCGGCTGCGCGACCGGGGGGTGCGCTGGTCCAACAGCGACTTCGACGACGACCCGGCGGCCCGGGTGGTGGCCGACGCGGCCAGTTCACTCAACCTGGAGCGGCACGCCGAGCTGGTCCGCGCCTGGCAGGCGGCGCCCGACGAGGCGCACGCCGCGTGGGGCGAAGGGCCGTTCAGCACCGACAAGTGGCTGCACCTGACCCCGGACGAGCTGGCCGAACTCAGCCGCGAGGTGATCGAGCTGCTGGCCCGGTGGGCCGACCGGACGGTGCCCGACGACGGGCGCCGCCGCGAACCGGTCTTCGTGTTCGCCCACGGCGTCCCGGGCCGGCCGTGA
- a CDS encoding CocE/NonD family hydrolase, with product MRLVTRAATAALRLPAARTGRVAVTRDIPVRVRDGVTLRTDHYAPGLPAAPCVLIRTPYGRGGPVRLLGRLIAERGFHVVIQSCRGTFGSGGEFAPLVHERDDGLDTLDWLRRQRWWTGAFGMFGASYQGFVQWALAAEAGDELRAMVAVVTASATRDSTYAGESFALDTVLTWAELLQAQTVPWLARQWELKRGQPRLARALAHLPLAEADRVATGVTVPFFQEWLRHHTPDADYWRTRVFGDRITEVRAPVAMVSGWQDIFLPAQLDDYARLRAAGTRTRLVVGPWTHGSPGLLLASLREGLDWLDTHLAGRPGPERAPVRVHVGGDGGGWRDLPDWPPPATPARWHLRSAGGLAPEPQEHGAPDRIWYDPADPTPSLGGPLLVAQRAGAVDNRPVEARPDVLTYTSEPLRDPVEVAGPVRAEIHLRSELSYLDVFVRLCDVDRRGRSWNVCDGLVRVEPGRFPRDPSGVVTVPVTLWPTAYRFASGHRLRVQVSGGAHPRYARNPGTGEPLGTAVTLRAGWREILHDREHPSVLVLPLVPAPSTAG from the coding sequence ATGCGGCTGGTCACCCGGGCCGCCACCGCGGCGCTGCGACTGCCCGCCGCCCGCACCGGGCGGGTCGCCGTCACCCGGGACATCCCGGTCCGGGTACGCGACGGGGTGACGCTGCGCACCGACCACTACGCGCCCGGTCTGCCCGCCGCGCCGTGCGTGCTGATCCGCACCCCGTACGGGCGGGGCGGGCCGGTCCGGCTGCTGGGCCGCCTGATCGCCGAGCGGGGTTTCCACGTGGTGATCCAGTCGTGCCGCGGCACGTTCGGTTCCGGCGGCGAGTTCGCGCCGCTCGTGCACGAGCGCGACGACGGCCTGGACACGCTGGACTGGCTGCGCCGCCAGCGGTGGTGGACCGGCGCGTTCGGCATGTTCGGCGCCAGCTACCAGGGCTTCGTGCAGTGGGCGCTCGCCGCCGAGGCGGGCGACGAGCTGCGGGCGATGGTCGCCGTGGTGACCGCGTCGGCCACCCGCGACTCCACGTACGCGGGGGAGTCGTTCGCGCTGGACACGGTGCTCACCTGGGCCGAGCTGCTCCAGGCGCAGACGGTGCCCTGGCTGGCTCGGCAGTGGGAGCTCAAACGCGGCCAGCCCCGGCTCGCCCGCGCCCTGGCGCACCTGCCGCTGGCCGAGGCGGACCGGGTCGCCACCGGCGTGACGGTGCCGTTCTTCCAGGAGTGGCTGCGTCACCACACCCCCGACGCCGACTACTGGCGTACCCGGGTCTTCGGCGACCGGATCACCGAGGTCCGGGCCCCGGTGGCGATGGTCAGCGGCTGGCAGGACATCTTCCTGCCGGCCCAGCTCGACGACTACGCCCGTCTGCGGGCCGCCGGGACGCGGACCCGCCTGGTCGTCGGGCCGTGGACGCACGGCAGCCCGGGGCTGCTCCTGGCGTCGCTGCGGGAGGGCCTGGACTGGCTCGACACCCACCTGGCCGGGCGGCCCGGGCCGGAACGCGCGCCGGTACGGGTGCACGTCGGCGGCGACGGCGGCGGCTGGCGCGACCTGCCGGACTGGCCGCCACCGGCCACACCCGCGCGATGGCACCTGCGATCCGCCGGCGGGCTGGCCCCGGAACCGCAGGAGCACGGCGCACCGGACCGGATCTGGTACGACCCGGCCGACCCCACCCCGTCGCTCGGTGGCCCGCTGCTGGTGGCCCAGCGGGCCGGCGCGGTGGACAACCGGCCGGTCGAGGCGCGCCCGGACGTGCTCACCTACACCAGCGAGCCGCTGCGCGACCCGGTCGAGGTGGCCGGGCCGGTACGCGCCGAGATCCACCTGCGCAGCGAACTGTCGTACCTGGACGTGTTCGTGCGTCTGTGCGACGTGGACCGGCGCGGGCGCTCCTGGAACGTCTGCGACGGCCTGGTCCGCGTCGAGCCCGGGCGGTTCCCGCGTGATCCGTCCGGAGTGGTCACCGTGCCGGTGACGCTCTGGCCGACGGCGTACCGCTTCGCGTCCGGGCACCGGCTGCGGGTGCAGGTCTCCGGTGGCGCCCACCCCCGCTACGCGCGCAACCCCGGCACCGGTGAGCCGCTCGGCACCGCTGTGACCCTCCGTGCTGGCTGGCGGGAGATCCTCCACGATCGTGAGCATCCCTCGGTGTTGGTGCTGCCGCTCGTGCCGGCACCGTCCACAGCGGGCTGA
- a CDS encoding MarR family winged helix-turn-helix transcriptional regulator, with translation MYRRRDDPRGRMVADITNDLRRYSVDAQHIGHAFAGLHGLNATDLYALIAVMEAELVGDPITPGRLGEALNLSSGSVTALVDRLERGGHIRRDRDTADRRKILLHYADRGATLAQSFFGPLGRRTDEVMDRFSDDELAVVHRFMAEMVHSMRTHRDEIRAAPRRGDASGPAD, from the coding sequence ATGTACCGGCGACGTGACGACCCACGCGGGCGCATGGTGGCCGACATCACCAACGACCTGCGTCGTTACTCGGTCGACGCGCAGCACATCGGGCACGCGTTCGCCGGGCTGCACGGACTCAACGCCACCGACCTGTACGCCCTGATCGCGGTCATGGAGGCCGAGCTGGTGGGCGACCCGATCACCCCCGGCCGGCTCGGCGAGGCGCTCAACCTCTCCTCCGGCTCGGTGACCGCGCTGGTCGACCGGCTGGAGCGCGGCGGCCACATCCGGCGCGACCGGGACACCGCCGACCGTCGCAAGATCCTCCTGCACTACGCCGACCGCGGCGCGACGCTGGCGCAGAGCTTCTTCGGGCCGCTGGGTCGCCGTACCGACGAGGTGATGGACCGCTTCAGCGACGACGAGCTGGCCGTGGTGCACCGGTTCATGGCCGAGATGGTGCACTCCATGCGTACCCACCGGGACGAGATCCGCGCCGCTCCCCGTCGCGGCGACGCCTCCGGCCCGGCCGACTGA
- a CDS encoding MMPL family transporter, whose protein sequence is MSLFTRVVRGRLAAWLTLAAALVVGVVAFGLPKPDNPAPVSDTGLSVEWQSTQVERLQEQLPSKDAQTALVVVSRADRAPLSGADRSVLDGLGGELSSLAAGGRVSPAQVSPDGTVALVAVPLSTEGGPSAVVDEVEKLREAVGDLPGELTVEVTGGPAFTADLGKVFQGADTTLLLVTAAVVAVLLLVTYRSPFLWLVPLLVVGATEQITLRVVESLVPAFGIYLPSGQVTGIASVLVFGAATNYALLLIARYREELRREEDRFAAMRSALRRTAEPILASGSTVVLGVLTLLLSEQETNRALALACATGVILAMLSALFVLPAALLLFGRGLFWPFVPRVGSAAREGRIWGRLGELVVRRPLPVAALAVLLLAGLALGGLGIRTGLSETEQFSEKPEAVAGAETLARAFPAGSTQPVAVLTTPQAAQAVLAAASGVDGVASARPGAAGDRVAQIDVVLTAEPGSAASDRAVVALRDAVSAVPDSAPPAVEGADAPDGALVGGSVAATYDSNEANTKDLQLILPLILLLVGAVLVLLLRGLLAPLLLVLTVIGSFFASLGAAWLLFDHVLDFPALDSGVLLLAFVFLVALGVDYNIFLVTRAREDARRTGTRDGMLSALRVTGGVITSAGILLAAVFAVLGVLPLITLTQIGIIVCIGVLLDTLLVRTVLVPALAFLLGDRFWWPGRITRDADAPAATPAEPVAARD, encoded by the coding sequence ATGTCTCTGTTCACCCGCGTCGTCCGGGGCCGGCTGGCCGCCTGGCTCACGCTGGCCGCCGCACTCGTCGTCGGCGTGGTCGCCTTCGGGCTACCGAAGCCGGACAATCCGGCGCCCGTCTCCGACACCGGCCTGTCCGTGGAGTGGCAGTCGACGCAGGTCGAGCGGCTCCAGGAGCAGTTGCCCTCCAAGGACGCCCAGACCGCCCTGGTGGTGGTCAGCCGCGCCGACCGGGCCCCGTTGAGCGGGGCCGACCGCAGCGTGCTCGACGGCCTCGGCGGCGAGTTGAGCTCGCTCGCCGCCGGCGGGCGGGTCTCCCCCGCCCAGGTCTCCCCGGACGGCACTGTGGCGCTGGTCGCGGTGCCGCTGTCCACCGAGGGCGGCCCGTCGGCGGTGGTCGACGAGGTGGAGAAGCTCCGCGAGGCCGTCGGTGACCTGCCCGGCGAGCTGACCGTCGAGGTCACCGGCGGGCCCGCGTTCACCGCCGACCTGGGCAAGGTGTTCCAGGGCGCGGACACCACCCTGCTGCTGGTCACCGCCGCCGTGGTGGCGGTGCTGCTGCTCGTCACCTACCGCAGCCCGTTCCTGTGGCTGGTACCGCTGCTGGTGGTGGGCGCCACCGAGCAGATCACGCTGCGCGTGGTGGAGTCCCTCGTCCCCGCCTTCGGCATCTACCTGCCCAGCGGGCAGGTCACCGGCATCGCCAGCGTGCTGGTGTTCGGCGCCGCCACCAACTACGCGCTGCTGCTCATCGCCCGCTACCGGGAGGAACTGCGCCGCGAGGAGGACCGGTTCGCCGCCATGCGGTCGGCGCTGCGCCGCACCGCCGAGCCGATCCTGGCCAGCGGCAGCACCGTCGTCCTCGGCGTGCTCACGCTGCTGCTGTCCGAGCAGGAGACCAACCGGGCGCTCGCCCTGGCCTGCGCCACCGGTGTGATCCTCGCCATGCTCTCCGCCCTGTTCGTGCTCCCCGCCGCGCTGCTGCTGTTCGGCCGGGGCCTGTTCTGGCCCTTCGTCCCCCGCGTCGGCAGTGCCGCCCGCGAGGGCCGGATCTGGGGCCGCCTCGGCGAGCTGGTGGTCCGCCGGCCGCTGCCGGTCGCCGCGCTCGCAGTCCTGCTGCTCGCCGGCCTCGCCCTCGGCGGCCTGGGCATCCGCACCGGGCTGTCCGAGACCGAGCAGTTCAGCGAGAAGCCCGAGGCGGTCGCCGGAGCCGAGACGCTCGCCCGGGCGTTCCCGGCCGGCAGCACCCAGCCGGTCGCGGTGCTCACCACCCCGCAGGCCGCCCAGGCGGTCCTCGCCGCGGCGAGCGGCGTCGACGGGGTCGCCTCGGCGCGGCCCGGCGCCGCCGGGGACCGGGTCGCCCAGATCGACGTGGTGCTCACCGCCGAGCCGGGCAGCGCCGCCTCCGACCGGGCCGTGGTGGCGCTGCGCGACGCCGTGTCCGCCGTACCGGACTCGGCACCGCCCGCCGTGGAGGGCGCGGACGCCCCCGACGGTGCCCTGGTCGGTGGCTCGGTCGCGGCCACCTACGACTCGAACGAGGCCAACACCAAGGACCTCCAGCTGATCCTGCCGCTCATCCTGCTGCTGGTCGGCGCGGTGCTGGTGCTGCTGCTGCGCGGGCTCCTGGCGCCGCTGCTGCTGGTGCTCACAGTCATCGGCTCGTTCTTCGCCAGCCTCGGCGCGGCCTGGTTGCTCTTCGACCACGTGCTGGACTTCCCGGCGCTGGACAGCGGGGTGCTGCTGCTCGCGTTCGTGTTCCTGGTGGCGCTCGGCGTCGACTACAACATCTTCCTGGTCACCCGGGCCCGGGAGGACGCGCGCCGCACCGGCACCCGCGACGGCATGCTGTCGGCGCTGCGGGTCACCGGCGGCGTGATCACCAGCGCGGGCATCCTGCTGGCCGCGGTGTTCGCGGTGCTCGGCGTGCTGCCGCTGATCACGCTCACCCAGATCGGCATCATCGTCTGCATCGGCGTGCTGCTGGACACGCTGCTGGTCCGTACCGTCCTGGTGCCGGCGCTGGCGTTCCTGCTCGGCGACCGGTTCTGGTGGCCCGGACGGATCACCCGGGACGCCGACGCGCCCGCCGCGACGCCGGCCGAGCCGGTCGCCGCGCGGGACTGA
- a CDS encoding lytic transglycosylase domain-containing protein, producing MRRGLGRWAVTVVALLAAATLTACGEEERPVREVAADLPTAAPAEQPQEAPADAPSEEPPAVAAMGGRPSPSASAKPKPRAKPSRTTTAPLARPKPPTETQVPPAPPKPVDDGCKPSYRGTKASQSQVKAALADAAARTYWPTSAPDIRIPSALLKATAWQESGWQSNIIACDGGVGLMQVMPATAEWMNQRFGQSYDIDAYRDNAYLGGTYLAWLTKYIGDMYFESDYRLDASLCTAELNSCLLNAVIAAYNYGHGAVAREDQPLTIPNPQYVRNVRALMTECECLSF from the coding sequence ATGCGGCGAGGACTCGGCCGATGGGCCGTGACAGTGGTGGCGCTGCTCGCGGCGGCCACGCTGACGGCGTGCGGCGAGGAGGAACGGCCGGTCCGGGAGGTCGCTGCGGACCTGCCCACGGCGGCCCCGGCGGAGCAACCGCAGGAGGCGCCCGCCGACGCGCCGAGCGAGGAGCCACCGGCGGTCGCGGCGATGGGCGGCCGGCCCAGCCCGAGCGCGTCGGCGAAACCGAAGCCGCGGGCCAAGCCGTCGCGCACGACCACGGCGCCGCTGGCCCGGCCGAAGCCGCCGACCGAGACCCAGGTGCCACCGGCGCCGCCGAAGCCGGTGGACGACGGCTGCAAGCCGAGCTACCGGGGCACCAAGGCCAGCCAGAGTCAGGTGAAGGCGGCGCTCGCCGACGCGGCGGCGCGGACGTACTGGCCGACGTCGGCGCCGGACATCCGCATCCCGTCGGCGCTGCTGAAGGCCACCGCCTGGCAGGAGAGCGGGTGGCAGTCCAACATCATCGCCTGTGACGGCGGGGTCGGGCTGATGCAGGTCATGCCGGCCACGGCGGAGTGGATGAACCAGCGCTTCGGCCAGTCGTACGACATCGACGCCTACCGGGACAACGCCTATCTGGGCGGCACCTACCTGGCCTGGCTGACCAAGTACATCGGCGACATGTACTTCGAGTCCGACTACCGGCTCGACGCCTCGCTGTGCACCGCCGAGCTGAACTCCTGCCTGCTCAACGCCGTGATCGCTGCCTACAACTACGGGCACGGCGCGGTCGCGCGGGAGGATCAGCCGCTGACCATCCCCAACCCGCAGTACGTGCGCAACGTGCGGGCGCTGATGACCGAGTGCGAGTGCCTGAGCTTCTGA
- a CDS encoding DedA family protein, translating to MPDLLSWLQELPPLLIYVAAAAIVAAETAVIVGLLMPGEATLLLVGFLAYAGTLRLAPVLVAMTAAAVIGDTLAWRAGRRYGPRLRASGVGARIGAHRWRRADSLLERLGGRGVLAARWIAFARTLAPRLAGSAGMPYRRFAPWNLAGVASWVGASVLAGYLAGESYERVSKLLGRATGAVLALLLCLLAVVLAGRWLGRNPDPVRALTARAAALPPLRWVRARYGVLFFLVAMRVGPAWTLLINLALGLALLFVAGLAVAVLLEAVVAHSGLGVLDGLVADWFAARRTPGVVDTALLAVSVLRGWVLIAAVALVAAVVARRGRSWRADPLGVLGTVGAAVPLVLLVVVADLTGPGGPDRPGDLFPTQNAVVTASFGTLAWLLSRGARWPVGAAVWTAASAGVVTVTGARLYLGFSTASGTVTAVLLGLAWTTVFVVAWATRDRLADRDERPAGADRGERPADAVAGESPPRPRRRRSASRVPPGPVDPC from the coding sequence ATGCCTGACCTGCTGAGCTGGCTGCAGGAGCTGCCGCCCCTGCTGATCTACGTGGCCGCCGCGGCGATCGTCGCGGCGGAGACCGCGGTGATCGTCGGGCTGCTGATGCCCGGCGAGGCGACCCTGCTTCTGGTCGGCTTCCTAGCGTACGCGGGGACGCTGCGCCTCGCGCCCGTGCTGGTGGCCATGACCGCCGCCGCCGTGATCGGAGACACACTCGCGTGGCGGGCGGGCCGCCGGTACGGCCCCCGTCTGCGCGCCTCGGGCGTGGGTGCCCGGATCGGCGCGCACCGGTGGCGGCGCGCCGACTCGCTGCTGGAGCGCCTCGGCGGCCGGGGCGTCCTCGCGGCCCGCTGGATCGCGTTCGCCCGCACCCTGGCGCCCCGGCTGGCCGGGTCGGCGGGGATGCCGTACCGGCGGTTCGCGCCGTGGAACCTCGCCGGGGTCGCGAGCTGGGTCGGCGCCTCGGTGCTGGCCGGCTACCTGGCCGGTGAGTCGTACGAGCGGGTGTCGAAGCTGCTCGGCCGGGCCACCGGCGCGGTGCTGGCCCTGCTGCTGTGCCTGCTCGCCGTGGTCCTCGCGGGCCGCTGGCTGGGGCGCAACCCGGACCCGGTACGCGCGCTCACGGCGCGGGCCGCCGCGTTGCCGCCGCTGCGCTGGGTGCGGGCCCGGTACGGGGTGCTGTTCTTCCTGGTCGCCATGCGGGTCGGCCCGGCCTGGACGCTGCTGATCAACCTGGCGCTGGGACTGGCGCTGCTGTTCGTCGCCGGGCTGGCCGTGGCGGTCCTGCTGGAGGCGGTCGTCGCGCACAGCGGGCTCGGGGTCCTCGACGGGCTGGTCGCCGACTGGTTCGCCGCCCGGCGTACCCCCGGGGTGGTCGACACGGCGCTGCTGGCGGTGTCGGTGCTGCGCGGCTGGGTGCTGATCGCCGCGGTCGCCCTGGTCGCCGCGGTGGTGGCGCGGCGGGGCCGGTCGTGGCGGGCCGACCCGCTCGGCGTGCTGGGCACTGTCGGCGCCGCCGTGCCGCTGGTGCTGCTCGTCGTCGTCGCGGACCTGACCGGCCCGGGTGGCCCGGACCGCCCCGGTGACCTGTTCCCGACCCAGAACGCGGTGGTGACCGCGAGTTTCGGCACGCTCGCCTGGCTGCTGTCGCGGGGGGCCCGCTGGCCGGTGGGCGCGGCGGTGTGGACGGCCGCGTCGGCGGGGGTGGTCACTGTCACCGGCGCGCGGCTCTACCTGGGCTTCAGTACGGCGAGCGGCACCGTCACGGCGGTGCTGCTGGGCCTCGCGTGGACGACCGTCTTCGTGGTGGCGTGGGCGACCCGGGACCGGCTGGCCGACCGGGACGAGCGACCGGCCGGCGCGGACCGCGGCGAACGGCCGGCCGACGCGGTGGCGGGGGAGTCGCCGCCCCGGCCCCGGCGCCGCCGGTCCGCGTCGCGGGTACCCCCCGGACCCGTCGATCCTTGCTAG